In Eubalaena glacialis isolate mEubGla1 chromosome 3, mEubGla1.1.hap2.+ XY, whole genome shotgun sequence, the following are encoded in one genomic region:
- the CAMK2N1 gene encoding calcium/calmodulin-dependent protein kinase II inhibitor 1, with protein sequence MSEVLPYGDEKLSPYGDGGDVGQIFSCRLQDTNNFFGAGQNKRPPKLGQIGRSKRVVIEDDRIDDVLKNMTDKAPPGV encoded by the exons ATGTCGGAGGTGCTGCCCTACGGCGACGAGAAGCTGAGCCCCTACGGCGACGGCGGCGACGTGGGCCAGATCTTCTCCTGCCGCCTGCAGGACACCAACAACTTCTTCGGCGCCGGGCAGAACAAGCGGCCGCCCAAGCTGGGCCAGATCGGCCGGAGCAAGCGGG TTGTTATTGAAGATGATAGGATTGATGACGTGCTGAAAAATATGACAGACAAGGCACCTCCTGGTGTCTAA